Proteins encoded together in one Bradyrhizobium sp. PSBB068 window:
- a CDS encoding EamA family transporter encodes MTAAIIYAFASAIFLGAGVVLAQLGLRTVEPLSGAAISVPSFTLLFLLLSPLILQGEPVVWRALPIFMAIGLFFPASLTLLTFASNRALGPVITSTLGNLAPLFAVTAAVMLLQEPLHPQQLLGLVVAVAGAAVITVTRPRDLGHWRSWALLLPLASALVRGIVPPIAKLGLAVWPSPLWACLVGYVMSSLVVLTVQRIRKGSFLVQAPREGRLWFMLTGISNGLSALSLFAAVRNGPITLVAPLAAIYPLVTVAMSAVMLKHIEITPRIVAGTLLTVAGVALVLIA; translated from the coding sequence ATGACCGCAGCCATTATCTACGCCTTCGCCTCGGCCATTTTCCTCGGCGCCGGCGTGGTGCTGGCGCAGCTTGGGCTACGCACCGTCGAACCGCTGTCGGGCGCCGCGATCAGCGTGCCCTCCTTCACCTTGCTGTTCCTGCTGCTGTCGCCGCTGATCCTGCAAGGCGAGCCGGTGGTCTGGCGGGCCTTGCCGATCTTCATGGCGATCGGCCTGTTCTTCCCGGCCTCGCTGACGCTTTTGACCTTCGCCTCGAACCGGGCGCTCGGGCCGGTCATCACCTCGACGCTCGGCAATCTGGCGCCGCTGTTCGCCGTCACCGCCGCTGTGATGCTGCTGCAGGAGCCGCTGCACCCGCAGCAGCTACTCGGCCTCGTCGTCGCGGTCGCAGGCGCCGCCGTGATCACCGTGACCCGGCCGCGCGACCTCGGGCATTGGCGCAGCTGGGCCCTGCTGCTGCCGCTCGCGAGCGCGCTGGTGCGCGGCATCGTGCCGCCGATCGCCAAGCTCGGGCTGGCCGTCTGGCCGAGCCCGCTCTGGGCTTGCCTGGTCGGCTACGTCATGTCCTCGCTGGTGGTGCTGACGGTGCAACGGATCCGCAAGGGCAGCTTCCTGGTGCAGGCGCCGCGCGAGGGGCGGCTCTGGTTCATGCTGACCGGGATCAGCAACGGGCTCAGCGCGCTCAGCCTGTTCGCCGCGGTCCGCAACGGCCCGATCACGCTGGTGGCACCGCTCGCTGCGATCTACCCGCTGGTGACCGTGGCGATGAGCGCTGTCATGCTCAAGCATATCGAGATCACACCGCGGATCGTCGCCGGAACCCTGCTGACCGTCGCCGGCGTCGCGCTGGTCCTGATCGCCTGA
- a CDS encoding YbfB/YjiJ family MFS transporter translates to MRAPAPSYAHAARLILILSLAPTVGLGIGRFAYSLVLPDMREQLAWSYSAAGFMNTINAAGYLVGALCASRLIQRFGLTASVRWSTVACALSLALCAISGNFAVLSFARLLVGFAAAIGFVGGGALAATIAQSRPERANFLLSLFYAGPGVGILASGLIAPFVLQGFGAGSWWIVWWAMTLLSVIMTVPLWLAPFHADATAGGFVRTKFAITPVLIYLAAYFLFGAGYIAYMTFMIAYVRDGGGGAVAQSAFWSLIGVSAFVTPWVWRRVLALDRGGLATTIILGVNALGASLPIFGHSPLLLAVSALVFGVAFFAVVGSTTAFVRFNYPPQSWPTAIAAMTIAFGIGQTLGPIVVGAITDAVGNLSVALNVSAAMLMLGATLSAFQPRLGRQ, encoded by the coding sequence GTGAGAGCCCCCGCCCCATCCTACGCGCATGCCGCGCGGCTGATCCTGATTCTATCGCTTGCACCGACGGTCGGTCTCGGCATCGGCCGTTTCGCCTATTCGCTGGTGCTGCCTGATATGCGTGAGCAGCTGGCCTGGTCGTATTCCGCCGCCGGCTTCATGAACACGATCAATGCCGCCGGCTATCTGGTCGGTGCGCTGTGCGCCTCGCGCCTGATTCAGCGCTTCGGGCTCACCGCGTCGGTGCGCTGGTCGACGGTGGCCTGCGCGCTGTCGCTGGCGCTGTGCGCCATCTCGGGCAATTTTGCCGTGCTGAGCTTTGCCCGCCTGCTGGTCGGCTTCGCCGCCGCGATCGGCTTCGTCGGCGGCGGCGCGCTGGCGGCAACCATTGCGCAGTCGCGGCCGGAGCGCGCCAACTTCCTGCTCAGCCTGTTCTATGCCGGGCCGGGCGTCGGCATCCTCGCATCCGGCCTGATCGCGCCGTTCGTGCTGCAGGGTTTCGGCGCGGGCTCGTGGTGGATCGTGTGGTGGGCGATGACCTTGCTCTCGGTGATCATGACCGTGCCGCTGTGGCTTGCGCCGTTCCACGCCGACGCGACCGCCGGCGGCTTCGTGCGGACCAAGTTCGCGATCACGCCGGTCCTGATCTACCTCGCCGCCTACTTCCTGTTCGGCGCCGGCTACATCGCCTACATGACGTTCATGATCGCCTATGTCCGCGACGGTGGCGGCGGCGCGGTGGCACAGAGCGCGTTCTGGAGCCTGATCGGCGTCAGCGCCTTCGTCACGCCCTGGGTCTGGCGGCGCGTGCTGGCGCTCGACCGCGGCGGGCTCGCCACCACGATCATCCTCGGCGTCAATGCGCTCGGCGCCAGCCTGCCGATCTTCGGGCATTCGCCGCTGCTGCTGGCGGTCTCGGCGTTGGTGTTCGGCGTCGCCTTCTTCGCTGTGGTCGGCTCGACCACCGCCTTCGTACGCTTCAACTACCCGCCGCAATCCTGGCCCACCGCGATCGCGGCCATGACCATCGCCTTCGGCATCGGCCAGACGCTCGGCCCGATCGTAGTCGGCGCGATCACGGATGCGGTCGGCAATCTGTCGGTTGCGCTCAACGTCTCGGCCGCGATGCTGATGCTGGGTGCGACATTATCGGCGTTTCAGCCGCGGCTCGGTCGGCAGTAA